Sequence from the Ereboglobus luteus genome:
ATTCCGACCAGACAATCAAGTTGAGTTGCGTGTCCGGCTCGGGGGAAGTGCGCGAGCAAGACGCAAGTCCGACGGCAATGGCTATCAGCGCGCCGAATATGGCTATGCAACTAATTCTTTTCATGATTTTGGCCGAGTGTGGTTATTGTGAGTGAAAATTATGGAAAATTTTCGGTGCTAAAAAAATATGGAACAAAAGGAAATTATTGATGCGTTGTTTCAAACGCAACTGCAAAAACTCCGTAACGCAAGCGGGTTTCGATGTTTATGGTAAAATAATTGCCAAATGAGGCGAAGGCCTCAACGCGCTTCGCCCGGCATGGCGGGCGGTTTTGCCCGCGCCAAATCCCGCTGGCGGTAGTGCACAATGTATTTTTCGTGAAAATAGTCCCCGGTGTCGGAAAGCGTCTCGGCGAGCGAAAGCACACGCGCCGGAGCGATTCCGAGCGCCGTCTCCTCGCTGGCAAGATCTCCGCCCTTCCAATAAATCACGCCGTTGCCGGGCGAACTCTTTTCACCGGGGCGCACATGCGCGCGAATGAGCTGGATGAACGCGGGCAGCGACGTGACCGCGCGTCCCGTGACAAAATCGTATTCGCGCCGGAGCGTTTCGACGCGGATGTTCTTCGCCTCGACGTTGCGCAGGTTGAGTCGCTGCGCGATGTCGGCGACGACGGTGATTTTTTTGCCGACCGAGTCGGCCAGAGTGAACCGCGCCTGCGGATAAAGCGCCGCGAGGATCAATCCGGGAAAGCCGCCGCCGGTGCCGACATCAAGCACGGTCGCGCCATTCATGAGCCGCAGAAATTTCACCGCGGCGACGCACGGCGCGTAATGGTGCCACTCGAGGTTGTCGATGTCCTTGCGCGAAACGAGATTGATCTTTGCGTTCCACTCGCGATGCAGGGCCGCCATGCGCTCAAGGAGCGTCCATTGCGCGGGGGTGATTTCGGGAAAAAGCGGCTTGAGTCGTTGCATGATTTTTTGTGACAGGGAACACACGGCCAGCGCGAAAAATGAGGCAAGTCCGGATTTTTTCGCCCCGAAATTTTCAACACCCCGCCAATGCGAAAAAATCGCCCCAAATAATGTCATCCATTGGATGACACTCCCCGAGAAAAGCAGCGCGTGTTTCAAGCGTTTTGGGGCGATTACTCGCC
This genomic interval carries:
- a CDS encoding 16S rRNA (guanine(527)-N(7))-methyltransferase RsmG; translation: MQRLKPLFPEITPAQWTLLERMAALHREWNAKINLVSRKDIDNLEWHHYAPCVAAVKFLRLMNGATVLDVGTGGGFPGLILAALYPQARFTLADSVGKKITVVADIAQRLNLRNVEAKNIRVETLRREYDFVTGRAVTSLPAFIQLIRAHVRPGEKSSPGNGVIYWKGGDLASEETALGIAPARVLSLAETLSDTGDYFHEKYIVHYRQRDLARAKPPAMPGEAR